The Pseudochaenichthys georgianus chromosome 8, fPseGeo1.2, whole genome shotgun sequence genome has a segment encoding these proteins:
- the metrnla gene encoding meteorin-like protein: MLTPMLASLLLPLLLLCRISFCQYSSDQCSWKGSGLTHESHARDVEQVYLRCSQGSLEWLYPTGAIIVNLRPNTVSSAAARLSVCIKPSADSGGTNIYLDRNGKLRLLLREQDHAQGKVQCFSIQEGALFIEAVPHLDISRRITEFQYELVSDRLGPDAQSLEEPCHPCSDTEVLLAVCTNDFVGRGSIRRVEQEEEHSTVTVEISRLYRQKIHVFASGGVRVRRWTGSIKMPPQCGVRAGEGEFLFTGTVRFGEAWMGCAPRYKDFLRLYNEAEQQGTNPCHVQTD; the protein is encoded by the exons ATGCTCACCCCGATGTTGGCCTCCCTGCTGCTGCCTCTTCTCCTTCTCTGTCGGATTTCTTTCTGCCAGTATTCAAGCGACCAGTGCAGCTGGAAGGGCAG TGGTCTGACCCATGAAAGCCACGCCAGGGATGTGGAGCAGGTGTACCTGCGTTGCTCCCAAGGCTCTCTGGAGTGGCTCTATCCCACAGGGGCCATCATCGTCAACCTGCGGCCCAACACTGTCTCCTCCGCCGCAGCCCGCCTCTCCGTCTGCATCAAACCCTCTGCAGACTCCGGTGGCACCAACATCTACCTGGACCGCAACGGCAAGCTGCGGTTACTGCTGCGTGAACAGGACCATGCTCAGGGCAAGGTGCAGTGCTTCAGTATCCAGGAGGGGGCGCTCTTTATCGAGGCCGTCCCGCACTTGGACATCAGCCGTCGCATCACAGAGTTCCAGTACGAGCTGGTCAGCGACAGGCTGGGACCAGATGCACAGTCACTGGAAG AACCCTGTCATCCCTGCAGCGACACTGAGGTGCTCCTCGCAGTCTGCACCAATGACTTTG TGGGCCGGGGCAGCATCAGGAGGGTGGAGCAGGAAGAAGAGCACTCGACAGTCACTGTGGAGATCAGCCGCCTCTACAGACAGAAGATCCACGTCTTTGCATCCGGGGGTGTGAGGGTGCGGAGGTGGACTGGCAGCATCAAGATGCCCCCGCAGTGTGGGGTGAGGGCTGGGGAGGGGGAGTTCCTCTTCACCGGGACTGTGAGGTTTGGGGAAGCCTGGATGGGTTGTGCCCCACGCTACAAAGACTTCTTGCGGTTGTATAACGAGGCAGAGCAGCAGGGGACCAACCCCTGTCATGTGCAGACGGACTGA